The following DNA comes from Flammeovirgaceae bacterium.
AGCCCCAGGTCAGCGGGCTCCAGTTGGTCTTCCCCCAGGTTGGTGAACATTTTAAAAGGGCCGGTGAGGGAGATTTCGTCATACCCATTCAGGTCGTGCAAGACCACAAAATCCTTTTGGCCTTGTTGGTAGAGGTAGCCATATTGCCGGGCCAACTCCAGGCTAAACACCCCCACCAATTGCCTTTGCGGCCGGGCCGGGTTGACAATGGGCCCCAACATGTTAAAAAAAGTTTTCACCCCCAGTTCCTTCCTGATGGGCGCCACGTTTTTCATGGCGGGGTGGAACAAGGGCGCATGCATGAAAAAGATGTTGGCCGCCTCCAGTTCCCTGTTGAGTTTTGACCGGTCGTTTGAAAACCCATACCCAAAATGTTCCATGACGTTGGACGATCCGCTCACCGAAGACACCCCGTAATTGCCGTGCTTGGCCACCGGTTGCCCTGCCGCGGCCACCACAAAGGAAGAAAGCGTGGATATGTTGAACGTGTTTTTTCCGTCCCCGCCCGTACCACACACATCGATCACGGGAAGGCCTACCTCCACGGGCACGCACAGTTCCAGCATGGCATCCCTGAAGCCCTCCAGTTCGTCAATGGTAATGGCCCGCATCATGTACACGGTGATAAAGGCGCTCATCTGGCTGGCATTGTATTTTCCCGATGCCAGGTCCGTCAACACCTGCCGGGCGGTGGGCTTGTCCAGTGAGCGGTACCCGATCAATTCATTCAATATTTCCTTCATGGTTGCCTCCTTTACAAAAAAAAATACACCTAGCTATTGACCCAGTTAAAAATGATCTCCTGCCCGTATTGCGTCAGAATGGATTCGGGATGGAACTGCACGCCCTTTACGTCATACCTTTTGTGCGCGATGCCCATGACCAGGCCTTTATCGTTCACGGCCGTCACTTTCAGCACCCCGTTGAGGGAGTTGGGGTCCACCGCCCATGAGTGGTAGTGACAGGCCCGGATCCCCTGGGGCACGCCACGAAAAAGCACTTCCTCCTGATCGGGAAAAGACACGTTGCTGGTGACCCCGTGCAGCACTTCCCCCATATTGAACAAGGACGCGTTGTACACCTCCGCAATGGCCTGGTGGCCCAGGCACACTCCCAAAATACTTTTATGCGGCCCGTACTCCCGGACCAAGTCCTTCATTATCCCCGCTTCGTTCGGGATGCCCGGCCCCGGGGAAAGCAAAACCTTGTCATAGCCGGCCACCGCGGCCATTTCAATCTTATCGTTGCGGGCTACCGTTGGGGACAGGCCCAACTCCTTCAGGAGGTACACCAGGTTGTAGGTGAAGGAGTCATAGTTGTCCAGCACCAAAATTTTCATGTCCTTTTTCATCTGTTGATATTTTTTCTTAATGGCCGTAGGGAATGCCCCACCACGCCCAATTTTGATTTCAATGAAATATCCATACCGGCTTTTACCGTTTGCTTTGTGATGCATTTCATAATCCTTCCGCCATCTTTATGGCTTTTCTTAATGCCTCCAATTTATTGTTCACTTCCTGCAATTCCTTTTGCGGGTCGGATTTTGCCACGATGCCCGCACCTGCCTGGGTTATCAGGGTGTTGCCCTTGCTCAGGAACGTCCTGATCATAATGGCATGGTTGAAGTCGCCATTGAACCCCAGGAAGCCAATGGCCCCACCGTAAAAACCCCGGTTGACGTTTTCATATTGGTCGATGAGGGTCATGGCCTTGTGCTTGGGCGCGCCCGACAAGGTGCCGGCCGGGAACGTATTGGCGGCCACGCGCAGGGCAGTGCCATCCTTTATTTTCCCCGTCACCTTGGACACCAGGTGGATCACGTGGCTGTAATACTGGATTTCCTTGAATACCTCCACCTTCACTTCTTCCGCGTCCCTGCCCATATCATTGCGGGCCAGGTCCACCAGCATTACGTGTTCCGCGTTTTCCTTTTCGTCCTCGGACAGGCCAGTGGCCAGCTTTGCGTCCTCCTTGTCGTCACCGGTCCGCCTGAAGGTGCCCGCAATGGGATAGATGGCCGCCTCGTTGCCTTTTATTTGTATCTGTGCTTCCGGGGAAGAACCAAATATTTTAAACTTCCCAAAATCGAAATAAAACAAATAAGGCGATGGGTTGATGGACCGCAACGCCCGGTACACATTGAATTCGTCCCCCTGGAATTGGGAGGTGAACCTCCTGGACAGTACGATCTGAAACACATCGCCCCTCCGGCAGTGCGAAATCCCCGCGGCCACCATCTTTACGTATTCCTCATCGGAAATATTGGAGGCCTCCCCCGAAAGGGCCGAAAAAGAAAAGGTGCTGAACCGGTTGCTGTAGATTACCCGTTGCAGCTCCTCCAGGCCTGAAGGGGCATCGGGCGAAACCGTGTTTTCGTGAAGGACGATCTGGTTGGAAAAATGGTCGACCACGATGACATAGCGGAACACCTTGTACCATACATCGGGGATTTCCCTATTGTGGCGGGCAAGGTTGATGTCCTCCACATACCGCACGGCATCATAGGCCATGTAGCCAAACAGCCCACCCGATATGTATTTTGTGGCCGGCTGCTGCAGCTCAAAGGCGTTTTTAAATTCATCCAGCTTGTCTATCAACCCACCCTCTTTGGCCAGCGCTTCCACCCGTGTGCTTCCATCGGGGTATTTCATGGCAAGCCTGCCATCGTCCACCTGGAAGGAGGCCATGGGGCAGCAGCAAATAAACGAGAGGCTGTTTTCGTGGCCGTGGTAGTCGGAGCTTTCCAACAAAAAGCTGCCTGCATACACGTCCCTCAATTTCAGGTAGATATTGACAGGCGTGAGCGTATCGGCCAATAGTTTTTTTGATCGCGTAAAGATTTTAAAGTTCATTGTTGCCCGTTCCATAAAAGCAAGAAGCCCGCCCCCGGTTCATCGGGGGCGGGCTTCCATCATTTCGATACTATATTTTTAGTTAGGTATTCACTAAAGCATAGGCAGCCGCTCCCCGATTTTCAGGAAATGCCACCACCATGCCATGTTCATTGTCGACTTCATTCTTTGTCCGCAGGCTTAGCCTTCTTTCTGGGCGCCTTCTTGGCTGCTTTTTTTGCTTTGGGTTTGGGCTTGGCCGCTTCCCCTTCGGCAACTTTTGCGACAGGCGCATGTGTTGCCTTGTTCACTGCCCTCTTCCTGGAGTTGCCGTAAGAGCCCCTCCATATTTTGCCTTTCTTCGTTTTTTTGTCGCCCTTTCCCATATTTGGTCAATTCACGGGGCAATAATACTAAAGGGAGCAAAAATTACAAACCCTCCCATAAAATAATAAATGCCTTACCATATCTTTACCCTGTCAGCCTTTTCCCGATACAGCTCGTCCCCCGGCCTGACGTTGAACGCTTCATAAAAATATCCCACATTGCCCACCGGCCCGTTTGCCCTGAACCTGTTTGGGGCATGGGGGTCCACATTCACCTGTGTCCTCAGGCTTTCATCCTTGTCCTTGGAACGCCAGATGGTGGCCCAGGAAATAAAAAACCGCTGCTCCGGGGTAAACCCGTCAATTGGCCCCGGCCGTCCATTCTCCCTTAAAAACCTTTGCAGGCCATCATACGCCACGTTTACCCCGCCCAGGTCGCCAATGTTTTCCCCCAACGTGTATTCGCCCTGTACGAACACGCCCGGGAGCACTTCATACTTGTCAAATTGTTTGGCCAGCGAATCCCCTTTCCGTTGGAACCGTTTCAAGTCTTCTTCCTTCCACCAGTCCTTCAAATTCCCTTCAGCGTCAAATTTGCTTCCCGAGTCGTCAAACCCATGCGATATCTCATGGCCGATCACTGCGCCAATGCCCCCATAGTTTACCGCTTCGTCCGCTTTGTAGTTATAAAACGGAGGCTGCAGGATGCCCGCAGGGAACACAATTTCATTGAAGAGGGGGTTGTAATAGGCGTTGACGGTCTGCGGGGACATTTGCCACTCCCTCCTGTCCACAGGTTTTCCCAATTTTTCAATATTCTTTTTCACCGACCACCGCGCGGCATTGACCACATTTTGATAATACGAAGAGGACTCCGGGGACTTGTCGACCTGGAGGCCCGCATAACTTTTCCAATCATCGGGGTAACCGATTTTTACCGTAAAGGCACTGAGCTTGTCCAGCGCCTTTTGTTTGGTGGAGTCCGTCATCCAATCCAGTTGTTTTATCCGGTTGGCCAATGCCAGCCTGATGTTTTCCACCATGGCCATGGCCTTCTTTTTGGCTTCCGGTGGGAAGGCCTTTTCCACGTAAAGCTGTCCAATGGCCTCGCCCAGGTAGTTGTCGGTAACGGCCAGTACCCGCTTCCACCGCGGCCTCAACTTTTCCGTTCCGCGCAAATACCGGTTGTTGAATTGAAAGGATTCGTCCACGAAGGCATGGCCCAAATACGGGGCGGCACCGTTGATGGCCGTCCATTTGAGGTAGGCCTGCACATCGGCCCACCGGTTGCTTTCGATTATCTTTTGGCATGCCTTGATGAATTCGGGCTCCATCACAACCACGCTGTCGATGTGCACGCCCAATCCTTCAAAATAACCATCCCAATCGATGCCACCTGCGAGGGCCTGCAATTGCGGGACGGCCCTTTTGTTGTATAAGCGGGAAGGATCCCGGCTTTCTTCCTTGGTAAGGGTGGCCTTTGCCAGTTGCGTTTCGATGGCCATCACCTGGTCTGCGGATTTTTTTGCCTGTCCCGGGCCCTCGCCTGCCAACTGCATCATCCTCGTCACGTGGTCCTTATATTCCTGCCTGGTTTCCACCGACTTTTCGTCCATTTTCAGGTAATAGTCCCGCTCCGGCAGCCCCAGCCCGCCCGAAGACAGGTAGGCCGCGTTGGTTTTGGAGTCCATAAGGTCGGGAAACACGGAAAAACCAAAGAAGGCACCCCCGCCTTCCCCTTCCTGTTCAACCAGGTATTGTTGCAGCGAGGCAAGGTCGTTTATTTTCTTTATCCGGTCAAAGACAGGCGCCAGCACGGAGGCACCCACTTTTTCCGCCAGCAGGGAATCCATCCCGATGCCAAAAAAATCGGAGGCTTTCCGTTGGTCCGACCCTTCCACATATTTCGGGTTGTTGGCCGCCTCGTCCAATACCTGCAGCAGGATGGCATTGTTGTGCTCCGTCAGTTCGCCAAAGCTGTTCCAGCTTCCCCTGTCGGGCGGGATTTCCGTACGCGCGATCCAGCCCCCATTGGCAAAACCGAACAGGTCGTCCTGCGGGCGGATGGTCGTGTCCATATCGGCCAGGTTGAGGCCTTCGTGCACGGCTTCCCCTTTTTGTTCAGTGCCACAGGAGAAGGCGAGCAGGCCTATTATGAAAGAAAGGATTGGATAGCGTATCATATTTCAAGGGGTTTACGAAGCCAAATGTAAGGATAACATAACTATAACAACATAACCATGACAAAGGCTGGCACTTTACCCGAAGGCCCCCTAAATTAGGGGCAGTAACAACAATGGCCAAGGTTTCCACAGCAGTCATCCGTGCTTTGCGGCATACCGCAAAACGCATAAGGGGCAGCCACGACTACCAGTGGGGCCACATGGGCGCCTGCAATTGCGGTTTCCTGGCCCAGGAGGTGACCCGGCTCACCCGGAAAGACATCCATGCACGGGCCATGGAAGGGCACGGGGACTGGAGCGAACAGCTACGCGATTATTGCCCCACCAGCGGGATGGGCATGGACAACCTGATTTCGGCATTACTGGACTTTGGGTTTGACATCGATGACCTGCGGCACCTGGAGCGGCTGTCCGACCCGAACGTATTGGGCGCACTGCCCCCGGAAAACCGTTACCTGCGCCACAACCAGAAAGCGGACGTGGCCACCTACCTGGAAGTCATGGCCAACCGGCTGGAAGGCAAGCTTGCCGCGATAGCGGCCACCCACGCACCCGGTACCCCAGTGAGGAAGGCCGCACGGGGACGTGTGGCACAAATCGCGTGACGCCCATCATCCATTTGGCCACCTGTAGAGGACACAGTCCCTGGGTTGGTTGTTTTGGTTTACGAACCTAAACCATTTGACCAGCCTTGCTTCCTCCACCATTCCGGTTTTTTGCAGCACTTTTTGGGAGGCCACGTTGCCGGTGTCCACGAACGTCCAAATCCTGTAGACGCCCTTCCATGTTGTCAGCTTTTTGAGCAGGCCCGATACCGCTTCCGTGGCATACCCATTGTTCCAAACCGTAGGGCTCATGATGTACCCCACCTGGACATTGCCCCGGTCGTTGACCACGCCCACCGAGCCTATCAATTTATTGTCCATTTTTGTCCTTACGGAATAATTATAGGCCAAGCCCGCCTCCCAGTCGGCAATGGCCTGGCGGATGTATTTGTTGGTGTCGGCCACGGATTGGTGCACCGGCCAGGACACATACCGCGTGGCTTCCCACTTGCTGGCATAAGCATAGAAAATTTCTTCCGCATCTTCGTATTTTAGCTTCCTGGCCATAAGCCTTTCCGTGGCGAGGCTTTCGGGTAAATGTTGCATCCTTATGGGTAATTCGGGTATCGTCCACCAATATTTCAAAAAAGAAACGGGTGGGGCAAAACTTTTTGTAAAACTTAACCCTGTCCAGTTCCAGGGGGTTGAGTTGATTGTTCATCCCAATGGCGAACTGGAAACCACGGAGAGGGAATTTGACGAAGGGATATACGAAGACCTGGAGGCCGATGGGTTCCGGGAAGTATCGGGGATGGAATTCCACCTTTACTTTTCCGGGCTGGCGAAATAACCGGTTTGCGCTTTGGTGGCTATCGCTTACCTTTGCCACCGGCAAATCGGCACGACCAGCTCCTGCCGAACCCCCCCAGGACCGGAAGGTAGCAAGGGTAGGCAGTCGTAGCGGTGCGATGTTCGATTTGCCCTTTTTTACCCTCCAGCCACCTAATCCCCTATTTTCTGTTAATTTTATACCGAAATTATCTTTGACCACAACTGCTATACATACTTATGAAATTTTTTATCGATACCGCCAACCTGCAAGAAATAAAGGACGCCCATGATTTGGGGGTGCTGGACGGGGTGACCACCAATCCTTCCCTGATGGCCAAAGAGGGCATTTCGGGGGCAGGGAACATCCGGGACCATTACAAGGCCATCTGCGGTATTGTGGACAACAACGTAAGCGCAGAGGTGATTGCCACGGAATTCGATGCCATCATCAAGGAGGGCAGGGAACTGGCCAAGATCGATGACAAGATCGTGGTAAAGGTGCCGATGATCAAGGAAGGGATAAAGGCGATCAAGAAATTCCACAGTGAAGGGATCCGGACGAACTGCACCCTGGTTTTTTCCCCGGGACAGGCCATCCTTGCCGCCAAGGCCGGGGCCAATTACCTTTCCCCTTTCATCGGGCGGCTGGACGACATCTCCCAGGACGGGTTGGATTTGATTGCCCAGGTGCGCCACATCTATGACAACTATGGTTTTGAAACCGAAATACTGGCCGCCAGCATCCGGCACACCATGCACCTGATACAATGTGCGGAAATCGGGGCAGACGTGGTGACCTGTCCGCTGAAAGTAATCATGGATTTGCTGAAGCATCCCCTTACCGACATCGGCCTGGAGAAATTTTTGGCAGACCACAAAAAAGCCAACGGCTAGGTATGTTTTCTTCCGATCCCGTAGTGCGTGTGGAAGATGCCACCATTTTTCAGGACCACAATTCCGTATTGAACAACATTTCCTTTGAGATCGGCAAGGGCGAGTTTGTTTTCCTCGTGGGGCGTACCGGGTCGGGGAAGTCGTCCCTGCTCAAAACCCTTTATGGGGACCTGCCCTTGCGCCTGGGCGACACCCAGGTGGCAGGCTTCAACATCCGGGAGATCAAGCCGAAGGAAGTACCCCTGTTAAGAAGGAAGATAGGCATCATCTTTCAGGATTTTCAACTCTTTCCTGACCGCACGGTAGGGGAAAACCTAAACTTTGTAATGAAGGCCACGGGATGGAAAGA
Coding sequences within:
- the trpD gene encoding anthranilate phosphoribosyltransferase, producing the protein MKEILNELIGYRSLDKPTARQVLTDLASGKYNASQMSAFITVYMMRAITIDELEGFRDAMLELCVPVEVGLPVIDVCGTGGDGKNTFNISTLSSFVVAAAGQPVAKHGNYGVSSVSGSSNVMEHFGYGFSNDRSKLNRELEAANIFFMHAPLFHPAMKNVAPIRKELGVKTFFNMLGPIVNPARPQRQLVGVFSLELARQYGYLYQQGQKDFVVLHDLNGYDEISLTGPFKMFTNLGEDQLEPADLGLPCIRPGDIEGGETVGEAAAIFMKVLEGKGTEAQNAVVAANAGMALYCGNKKEGITHAVKRAEAALSSGAALQTFNKLMGK
- a CDS encoding aminodeoxychorismate/anthranilate synthase component II codes for the protein MKILVLDNYDSFTYNLVYLLKELGLSPTVARNDKIEMAAVAGYDKVLLSPGPGIPNEAGIMKDLVREYGPHKSILGVCLGHQAIAEVYNASLFNMGEVLHGVTSNVSFPDQEEVLFRGVPQGIRACHYHSWAVDPNSLNGVLKVTAVNDKGLVMGIAHKRYDVKGVQFHPESILTQYGQEIIFNWVNS
- a CDS encoding chorismate-binding protein, which gives rise to MNFKIFTRSKKLLADTLTPVNIYLKLRDVYAGSFLLESSDYHGHENSLSFICCCPMASFQVDDGRLAMKYPDGSTRVEALAKEGGLIDKLDEFKNAFELQQPATKYISGGLFGYMAYDAVRYVEDINLARHNREIPDVWYKVFRYVIVVDHFSNQIVLHENTVSPDAPSGLEELQRVIYSNRFSTFSFSALSGEASNISDEEYVKMVAAGISHCRRGDVFQIVLSRRFTSQFQGDEFNVYRALRSINPSPYLFYFDFGKFKIFGSSPEAQIQIKGNEAAIYPIAGTFRRTGDDKEDAKLATGLSEDEKENAEHVMLVDLARNDMGRDAEEVKVEVFKEIQYYSHVIHLVSKVTGKIKDGTALRVAANTFPAGTLSGAPKHKAMTLIDQYENVNRGFYGGAIGFLGFNGDFNHAIMIRTFLSKGNTLITQAGAGIVAKSDPQKELQEVNNKLEALRKAIKMAEGL
- a CDS encoding 30S ribosomal protein THX produces the protein MGKGDKKTKKGKIWRGSYGNSRKRAVNKATHAPVAKVAEGEAAKPKPKAKKAAKKAPRKKAKPADKE
- a CDS encoding M13 family metallopeptidase, coding for MIRYPILSFIIGLLAFSCGTEQKGEAVHEGLNLADMDTTIRPQDDLFGFANGGWIARTEIPPDRGSWNSFGELTEHNNAILLQVLDEAANNPKYVEGSDQRKASDFFGIGMDSLLAEKVGASVLAPVFDRIKKINDLASLQQYLVEQEGEGGGAFFGFSVFPDLMDSKTNAAYLSSGGLGLPERDYYLKMDEKSVETRQEYKDHVTRMMQLAGEGPGQAKKSADQVMAIETQLAKATLTKEESRDPSRLYNKRAVPQLQALAGGIDWDGYFEGLGVHIDSVVVMEPEFIKACQKIIESNRWADVQAYLKWTAINGAAPYLGHAFVDESFQFNNRYLRGTEKLRPRWKRVLAVTDNYLGEAIGQLYVEKAFPPEAKKKAMAMVENIRLALANRIKQLDWMTDSTKQKALDKLSAFTVKIGYPDDWKSYAGLQVDKSPESSSYYQNVVNAARWSVKKNIEKLGKPVDRREWQMSPQTVNAYYNPLFNEIVFPAGILQPPFYNYKADEAVNYGGIGAVIGHEISHGFDDSGSKFDAEGNLKDWWKEEDLKRFQRKGDSLAKQFDKYEVLPGVFVQGEYTLGENIGDLGGVNVAYDGLQRFLRENGRPGPIDGFTPEQRFFISWATIWRSKDKDESLRTQVNVDPHAPNRFRANGPVGNVGYFYEAFNVRPGDELYREKADRVKIW
- a CDS encoding GNAT family N-acetyltransferase, yielding MQHLPESLATERLMARKLKYEDAEEIFYAYASKWEATRYVSWPVHQSVADTNKYIRQAIADWEAGLAYNYSVRTKMDNKLIGSVGVVNDRGNVQVGYIMSPTVWNNGYATEAVSGLLKKLTTWKGVYRIWTFVDTGNVASQKVLQKTGMVEEARLVKWFRFVNQNNQPRDCVLYRWPNG
- the fsa gene encoding fructose-6-phosphate aldolase encodes the protein MKFFIDTANLQEIKDAHDLGVLDGVTTNPSLMAKEGISGAGNIRDHYKAICGIVDNNVSAEVIATEFDAIIKEGRELAKIDDKIVVKVPMIKEGIKAIKKFHSEGIRTNCTLVFSPGQAILAAKAGANYLSPFIGRLDDISQDGLDLIAQVRHIYDNYGFETEILAASIRHTMHLIQCAEIGADVVTCPLKVIMDLLKHPLTDIGLEKFLADHKKANG